The genomic interval CGGTCGATCTCGTGTTCGTCAAGCACGCGCTGCCGAAGGGCGAGATGGCCCACCGCGGGCGGCCGGTCGATCCCTCGAAGATCACGCGCGTCGCTCTGATGACGGTGGAAGGCGAGAACGACGATATTTCCGGGATCGGCCAGACCGAGGCGGCGCACGCGCTGTGCACAGCCATCCCCGACAACCGGCGGGCGCACTACATGCAAAAAGGTGTCGGCCACTACGGCGTGTTCAACGGTTCGCGGTTCAAGTCGGAGATCGTGCCGCGCATCAACGACTTCATGCAGTCGAACGCCAGGCATCCGGCGCAAGCATCGCGCGCTGCGGCCGCGGAATGAATCGCGCCGGCGGGGCCTGGTCAAAGCGCCAAACCCGCTGAAGCCCTCAAACGCAGTTCGTTGCTCTCTTGGAGGATTGAATCCATTATCATTCCTTGTAGAGCCGAAGTATGTTCAATGAACCTCGAATATTTTGTTCCGACGCCCATCCTGTAGGGGTGGCACGACAAATCCCCCCTGTATATTGGGCAAATGATTTGTTTTTGCGCCGAGCGATTCGACTGGCGCCGGATATGGCAGAATCCGGGCGATACTCCCGCCTCCGGATTTTCTGACATGGCCCGCGCACTCCTTTATCGACGTCCCGCCGAACCCTCCCGGCTTCTTATCAAACACGGTTCGCAAATCTATTCGGTGCGCTTGCGCCGGCATCGCCGCGCCCGCCGTTACACCTTGCGAATCCATCCGAGCGACCGCGAAGCGATCCTGACCATGCCGCCGCGGGGAACGCTTCCGGAGGCCAAGGACTTTGCGCAGCGTCACGGCGGCTGGATCGCGGCGCGCCTCGGGCGCCTGCCGAAGGCGGCGCCGTTCCACCACGGCGCGGTCATTCCGCTGCGCGGCGTCGCCCATCGGATTGTGCATCGCGCCGGCGAGCGCGGCACTGTGTGGACCGAAACACGCGACAGCGGCGAGCGCATTCTCTGTATCGCCGGCGGACTCGAATATCTCGACCGGCGTGTGCACGATTTTCTGAAGCGGGAAGCACGGCGCGACCTGCAAAAAGCCACGCAACGCTACGCCGATACGCTGAGCGTCAAGGTCAAGCGTCTTTCGATCCGCGATCAGTCGAGCCGCTGGGGATCGTGCACCTCGTCGGGATCGCTGTCGTTCTCATGGCGGCTCATCCTGGCGCCGCCGTTCGTGCTGGACTATCTCGCCGCCCACGAGGTCGCCCACCTCGTTGAAATGAATCATTCGCCGCGATTCTGGAAGGTGGTGGCGCGGATCTGCAATCATGTCGAGCGGGCCAAGAAGTGGCTCGACGCCGAAGGCAACGATCTCCACCGCTACGGCATTCAGGATTAGCGTGCTGCACGGAATCGCGGCGAGCGATTCTTATACCTCTCCCGCTTGCGGGGGAGGTCGACCCACGAAGTCGGTCGGGTGGGGGCTCTTACTACTGGACACTTGCCCCCTCCCCAACCCTCCCCCGCAAGCCGGAGAGGGAGCGCGCAGTGCCCCGACGAAGCGTTTCCTTGAAAATGAAGATGACGTTACCGCCCACCGAACACCCGGTCCATGAGCCAGCCGTCCAGTCCGCTTGCGGCTTCCGGCCGGACGTCGGTCCGGATCGGCGGAGGTCGGCCAACGGGTGGCACCGAAGCAGGAGGCACCGAAGAAGCGCCGGGAGCCGGCGCGACGACCTGCCGGCCGAGCTGCGCAATGTCCGGCAGAAGGCCGCCCCGCTGGGTGCCGGGGATCGGCTCGGGCCGCACGCCCTGATGCGCGGCGCGCATGAAGCGCGTCCAGACCTCAACCGGCAGGCCGCCGCCGGTGGCCTTGTGGGTCGGCGAGTTGTCGTCGTTGCCGAACCACACCCCGGTCACGAGCTTTGCGGTGTAGCCGACGAACCACGCATCGCGAAAATCCTGGCTGGTGCCGGTCTTGCCGGCAGCGGTCCATCCCGGAATCTGGGCCTTGCGCGCAGTGCCGCTGATGACCGTCTGTTCCATCATGGTGTTCATCATGGCGACGCTGCGCGGATCGATCACCCGGGCGGGGACGTCCTGCGCGCGCGCGTAGAGAAGCTTGTTGCCATCGACGGTGCGGATGCGATTGACGATATGGGGGTTAGCGGCATAGCCGCCGTTGGCGAACGGCGCGTAGGCGCCGACCAGTTCCAGCGGCGACACCTCGGAGGTGCCGAGCGCGATCGAAGCGTTGGGCTCCAGTTTTGATGTGATGCCGAGCCGGTGCGCGGTGCGGACCACATTCGCAGGCCCGACCTCCAGTCCGAGCCGGACCGCGACCGTGTTCAGCGACATCGCCAGCGCCTGGGTCAGCGTCACCGCGCCGAAGTATTCGTGACCGTAGTTCTCCGGCCGCCAGCCCTTGACGTCGAGCGGAGCGTCCTGCCGGATCGTCTCGGGCGTGAGCCCGGCCTCGATCGCGGTGAGATAGACAAACGGCTTGAACGCGGAACCGGGCTGGCGCTTCGCCATGACCGCGCGGTTGAACTGGCTGTCGGCGTAGTTGCGTCCGCCGACCATGGCGCGGACC from Nitrobacter sp. NHB1 carries:
- a CDS encoding M48 family metallopeptidase, translating into MICFCAERFDWRRIWQNPGDTPASGFSDMARALLYRRPAEPSRLLIKHGSQIYSVRLRRHRRARRYTLRIHPSDREAILTMPPRGTLPEAKDFAQRHGGWIAARLGRLPKAAPFHHGAVIPLRGVAHRIVHRAGERGTVWTETRDSGERILCIAGGLEYLDRRVHDFLKREARRDLQKATQRYADTLSVKVKRLSIRDQSSRWGSCTSSGSLSFSWRLILAPPFVLDYLAAHEVAHLVEMNHSPRFWKVVARICNHVERAKKWLDAEGNDLHRYGIQD